The sequence below is a genomic window from Nitrospinota bacterium.
GAACGCCAGCCAGTCGCCGTCATCCACCTCCTGGCCCTCTCGCAAAGACTCCTCCCGCAGGGCAGGGCCTACGATGTAACACCACGCCTCTTTCGACGCTCCCCCTTCCGGCTCCACCTGCTTGGCGACCCGGATAAACAGGCTGGATTCCTCATCGTCCGGTTGATAGCCTTCAATCCGGTCGCACACGTCCAGGACCTTCTCCATAGGCTCGTTGAATCGCAAGAGTTCCCCTTGGACCCAGCCCTCCTCGGTCTCCATTAAGGCCGGGTATCCTTACGGGAGATGGAAGAGGCGGCCGCGGGTTCTGGCGGCCTCCCTGCCGGCTACCATTTGGGCAATCAAACGAAAGCGCTCCTGTCCAGGAAGGA
It includes:
- a CDS encoding gamma-glutamylcyclotransferase; protein product: METEEGWVQGELLRFNEPMEKVLDVCDRIEGYQPDDEESSLFIRVAKQVEPEGGASKEAWCYIVGPALREESLREGQEVDDGDWLAFRKRRSGQDETALEP